GCCTGCACACCTACGGCTGCTGTTCGCACTGCGCCATGGGTGTGGCGGCTCGCACAGGCAAGGACATCGAGGTGCATCAGCCCGACGCCCTGACCGGGCAGATGATCGTCGTCAAGACCCTCGACGGCACGATTGCCTCCCTGGACCCGCCGACGGCCGTGGCCTGGTTTGGCCAGCGGACGAAGCCGGACGGCAAGCATGCTTCCGCCGGCTGTTTCCATCAGGGCTTCTTCGTATCCGTCGAGAACCTGCAGCAGTGGCTGGCCGCCCATCCGCTGGAGACGGGCGAGCTGATCACCATCGAGAAGGCCCTGGCCGACAAGATGGCGCTCTCGGCCGAGCAGATCAAGAAGGCCTGCAAGATCGGCGAGTGCGCCCCCAAGTAGCCTGACAGGAGCACGACCTTGGACCTCATGCAGCCGCTGCAACAGGCCCTCGACCAATCGTCGCTGCTGGTGGTCCCGCTGGTCTTCTTGGGCGGGGCGGCCACGGGGCTGAACCCGTGCGTCTACCCCACCATCCCGGTGCTCGTCGGCTACATCTCGGGCCAGAAGGAGCAGCCCCGCTGGCGCGGACTCGCCCTGGCCCTGACCTTTGTGTTCGGGCTGGCTATCACTTACGTGATCATCGGGGCGACCGCGTCCTTCGTCGGCAGCGTCCTGGGCCTGTCCAAGGCCGGCTGGATGTATGTTGTCGCCGCCGTCTGCCTGCTCGTCGGGCTGAACATGACGGGGCTGCTGCCGCTGAGCTTCAGCACCTGGGCCCCCGCGCAGTCGAAGTGGTCGCGGCTCAGCGGCTTCGCCGGCGCCCTGGTCCTGGGCATGCTCTTCGGCCTCGTCGCCAGCCCGTGTGCCATGCCGATCCTCACGCTGATCCTGGCGCTCATCGCCCAGAAGGGGCAGGTGGCCTACGGCTCGCTGTTGATGTTCACGTACGCCGTGGGCCATGGCCTGCCGCTGGTGATCATCGGCACCGTAGCGGGCGCGCTCACCAGCCTCGAACGCTGCACCAGGTACTCCGTCCTGATACAGCGGGTCGGCGGCTGGCTCCTGGTCGCTGT
This genomic interval from bacterium contains the following:
- a CDS encoding cytochrome c biogenesis CcdA family protein, with the protein product MQPLQQALDQSSLLVVPLVFLGGAATGLNPCVYPTIPVLVGYISGQKEQPRWRGLALALTFVFGLAITYVIIGATASFVGSVLGLSKAGWMYVVAAVCLLVGLNMTGLLPLSFSTWAPAQSKWSRLSGFAGALVLGMLFGLVASPCAMPILTLILALIAQKGQVAYGSLLMFTYAVGHGLPLVIIGTVAGALTSLERCTRYSVLIQRVGGWLLVAVGVYFIWTA